TTTTTTTAGACTGAATCTCATCGCTCATATAAGTTTGCCAAAATCTATCTCTTCTCAAATAAAGTCTTCTTGTTAAATACTTTAAACTAAATTTCATATCATCTCTCCTTTTGCATTGTGCATCAAAATTTTATCTTTATCTGGATCTTGCTCTTGATATGGAAGCATAATTCCCAAACTAGCAAGAGAAAGTCCTTTAGTAGTCTTAAATCCTTCAAAATTAGTGTTAATTTGTGATCTCGGCGGGCGTACGGCAATATTATCTCCCCTACCCTCTTCGTATAAAGGGTATAAATTTGCAATATCATCACTAGAATCGCTATTTTCAATACTTCCTACATAAGACCGTATTTCTTCTTTAACCTCCATTCTTAACTTTGCCTTTTCTTCTTCTCTTCTTCTGATTCGCTCTCTTCTTTCTTGTTCTTCTTGCCTAAATAACTTCTCTATATATTCTTGTTGTCGTTTGAGTTGCAGTTTGCGTTCTTTTTCTGCTTTCTCTTTTTCTTTTTTTTCTTCTTCTTCGTCTTTCACTTTTTTTGACACATGAAATTTAAAATTTTTGCTTGCTAATCTTATTCTTTCGCCATATTTTTCTTTTTTCGTCGTGTAATTTTTCTTATATTTGTGCGAGTACCAATCTTTGAATCGGCCCTCCCATATGATCTCATAGTCGTTTATTATGCCATCCGTTCTTTTCATCATCATCCACACTTTGTACTTGTACCTGTTTCCAAATTGCTTTAGAAAGTGTTTCAAAATATCTTCGATGTCATATTCTTTCCCATACTCATTTATGGCAGTCTCCAAATTTAGCAGGGCGTTTATGTACGTAGAATCGTTGTTGCTCAGCTCTTTCACCTGTTGCATATAGTTTTTGCTTATTTTGTGCACATCTATCAGTCTAGTTTTTACGCCAATTCGTTTAAATCGCACTTTTTCACTTTTTTGCTCAACTCTTTTTGGTTTTTCACATGAAAGATTTTTTACAGAGTTTTTCTCTAAAGAGTTCTTAGAATTCTCTTTATTTATATTGCTTATATTAGCTTTATTAATAACGTCCGGTGTTTGCACATGCGACATTTTGGTGAGGCTTTTACATTCTTTGAATTTAGGTAATATTCCAAACCTTTTAAGATTTGTGTAATTGAAAGCTGTATTTTCTATGTCTGCATCAAAATTACCGATGATTTTTTTATCATGTAGATTTTCTTTGAGTAATTGTATGAGGTATTCTAGAATTATATCTTTGTGTACATGAGCAAGTTCCATGTTTTGTACATAGTAAGCAATACTTCCTTTTTGTTCACCAAGTTTTCTAATTTTAGATTTTATCAATCCCATATCATTTAAGAGTTTTACATCTCGTTCAAGTGTTCTTTTACATACTTTTTTTAAGGAATCATTTTCTAATAATTTAAGTACTATTTTTTGGATATCACAAGCTGAATATTCTTCAATTCCCATTGATTGTTTATAATTTGTATTTTTAGTATTGATTGCCCAATAAACTTTAATTATTCTGTTATATCGTTTAATCATCTTGATTATTTGCAATTTAACATAGGAAATTCGTATTGTTTGGCTATTATTGGGATTTTTATGAATATTTAGTTCTACAAGGCTTGTTAATATTGCATTTATTTGACCTTTTGGGTCTTGATATTTGAAATTCTTATTATCTTTTGCTATACTTACCATAGGTATTTGAAATTTTTGATCCAAAGTTTAGATTTTCTTTTTTAAAGAATCTTTGGACCTTTGTTTGTATACTATTATATACAAATATTTCACTCTTGACTAGTTTTGCAGTTGGGGTGATTTTTTTATACACCATTCTTTTTATCGAATAAACCTGAGAAACAATTTCTAATAATTTAAGTACTATTTTTTGGATATCACAAGCTGAATATTTTTCAATGCCCATTGATTGTTTATAATTTGTATTTTTAGTATTGATTGCCCAGTAGACTTTAATTATTCTGTTGTATCGTTTTAGCATCTTGATTATTTGCAATTTAACATATGATATTCGTGTTATTTGACTATTATTGGGATTTTTATAAATATTTAATTCTACAAGGCTTTTTAGTATTATATTAATTTGACCTTTTGTGTTTTTATGTTTGAAATTCTTATTATCTTTTGATATACTTAACATATCTTTTGTTTTTTTGATCCAAAGTTTAGATTTCGTTTAATATGAACGAGCTTTGGATTTTAGTCTAATTAGATTTTAGGTTCTATTGGACTTTTATTTTTTATTATATATTAAAATTTTTCTCTTGACTAGTTTTAGAGTCACAATAATTATGTTATTTATTTATATAAAATCTAGGATTAATATTAATAATATGGTATCTTCTTTGACAAAGAATTTTATATTTATCATTAAATATGATAAGTCAAAAGATTTCTAAATATGGTTCGTAAGAGAGTGTTTCGTCATAATGTTACTTCAGGTTTTGGTGATTATAGTAATGAAATTGGGATGAGTTTTGGCTCAATGGAAGAAGTTATGTACAAAATGCACAAATTTGAGACGATTAAACGCATATCACAAGATGATTTGATGAATGGTACTGTAGCTGAGGATGAAGTTAAGGCTATCTTAGAAGATGCTCTTATGAAAGAGGTTTATGATTCAATTATTTTTGGAAAACGGAAGATAGAAAGTATTGCAACACTTTCTGGTAGAACTAAATTAACAGCTATATAGGCTTCATCATTAACTACTGGGATTACGTTATATCGAAAAGTTGTGGAAGCTAAACGTAAATTCGAGGAGCATCAGGAAAAATTGACAAAATTTGAAAAATTATTTTATCAGTTGCTATTGCCTTATAAGTTTTCACATCTATTATTAGATCGTTACATTGAAACTCTGACTCATTATGTGACAATAAAGGATGCACTTCTCAAAGACCATAATATAGTAACAGCATTATTTAAAGGACTTGACCATCCAATTCTTTATGAACCCAATGAGACAGTAATGTTTGTGTCAATTTTGTCAGAAATAGATTTTAGGCGTAAGGGTGATTATATTCATGCATCAATGTTAGCAGGAATTGTTCATTTGCGTCCAGAAGAAGTTGTTGAGATTACTGTTAGTGCTAGTTGAGTCTAAAATATTAGTTGGAAATATTGTTGACAATTTGTATTATAATTTTATACAAAAAACTTACTTGAAAAGTAATTTTAGCTTTGACTTTGATGTCAAAGACCTTGAGTGATAATATAGATAATGAATTTACTGAGCTTGGTAATAAAGTTAAAATTAACAAAACAGAACTTAGTGATAAGTTAAAATTGAATAATTGAATGTTTGGAACTATTATCACACTTAATGTAGGAATTCTCTTAATATTAATTTCAATAATTCATTAGGTTTTTGTTGGGTAAATAAGATGAATTACTAAATTTATAAATTTTTGTAAGTTTAGTAATTCACGTCAAATTATAATCGAATTAATTGTGAGTAGTTTCTGGCTTAATCTTTTTAATCATCTTAATTTGAAATTTATTAGCTTGTGTTTTGTCTTTAATAGTTTTTTATTTTTGATTGTAATTTAATTTTATGGTCAGGTTTTTAACAACAACCTTTTTAAAAATTATCACTAAAAATTTCTTTATGGTTTTTGTGAGTAGTATCTAAAATATTATTTATCGAATGGTATTTTTCATTTTATGGGCATAATCACTACTTATACCTATTCAATTTGATATCGAGATTGTGGTATATGTTTTATCTATTCTATGTTGTATTATGAGCTTTATTAATTAACTAAAATCTAAGATGAATGGAATAAAAACCGCAAGAATTAATGTAATATTTATCTAGAATCGCATAATGCTGTATTCCATTAGAAAATAATATCAATATACAATGTGATAGAAGATATGAAGTTAAAGAAAATCCTGTATCAAATTATATTGTAGATATTACAAAAGGAAACAAGACAATAATGTTAGATACAAATT
This region of Borrelia hispanica CRI genomic DNA includes:
- a CDS encoding plasmid maintenance protein gives rise to the protein MDQKFQIPMVSIAKDNKNFKYQDPKGQINAILTSLVELNIHKNPNNSQTIRISYVKLQIIKMIKRYNRIIKVYWAINTKNTNYKQSMGIEEYSACDIQKIVLKLLENDSLKKVCKRTLERDVKLLNDMGLIKSKIRKLGEQKGSIAYYVQNMELAHVHKDIILEYLIQLLKENLHDKKIIGNFDADIENTAFNYTNLKRFGILPKFKECKSLTKMSHVQTPDVINKANISNINKENSKNSLEKNSVKNLSCEKPKRVEQKSEKVRFKRIGVKTRLIDVHKISKNYMQQVKELSNNDSTYINALLNLETAINEYGKEYDIEDILKHFLKQFGNRYKYKVWMMMKRTDGIINDYEIIWEGRFKDWYSHKYKKNYTTKKEKYGERIRLASKNFKFHVSKKVKDEEEEKKEKEKAEKERKLQLKRQQEYIEKLFRQEEQERRERIRRREEEKAKLRMEVKEEIRSYVGSIENSDSSDDIANLYPLYEEGRGDNIAVRPPRSQINTNFEGFKTTKGLSLASLGIMLPYQEQDPDKDKILMHNAKGEMI